The following DNA comes from Marichromatium purpuratum 984.
CGTCGGTGATGCTGCGCTTGTTGACCGCCTCGGCCACGGAGCGCTTGAGCTGACTCTTGTAGCGCCGGATGAAGCGCTGACGATTGACCGCGCTCTTGTTCCTGCCGTTCAGACGGCGGTCGATGAAGTGTGACATAGGACCGCTTCGCTCACCGTTGCTGAGGACCGTCCCGGGCACGCAACCCGGAGTGGTCGGGGGGCGCCCGCGCCGGGCGGGCGCCCGTCACCTGCACGCGGATCAGTGCGCCTTGCGCACCCGCAGATACCACTCCGAGAGCAACCGCACCTGCTTCGGGGTGTAGCCCTTCTCGGTCATGCGGTCGACGAACTGGTCGTGCTTCTTCTGCTCGTCGGCCGAGGCCTTGGCGTTGAAGGAGATCACCGGCAGCAACTCCTCGGTGTTGGAGAACATCTTCTTCTCGATCACCAGGCGCAGCTTCTCGTAGCTGGTCCAGCGCGGATTGGCCCCGGCGTTGTTGGCGCGGGCGCGCAGCACGAAGTTGACGATCTCGTTGCGGAAGTCCTTGGGATTGGAGATCCCCGCCGGCTTCTCGATCTTCTCCAGCTCCTCGTTGAGCGAGGCGCGGTCGAGCATCTCGCCGGTATCGGGATCGCGATACTCCTGATCCTGGATCCAGTAGTCGGCGAAGGTGACATAGCGATCGAAGATGTTCTGGCCGTACTCGGCATAGGACTCGAGATAGGCCGTCTGCAGCTCCTTCCCGATGAACTCGGCGTAGCGCGGCGACAGATACTGCTTGATGAAGCCGAGATAACGCTCCTGCACCTCGGGCGGGAGCTGCTCGCGGGCGATCTGGCGCTCGAGCACATAGAGCAGGTGCACCGGGTTGGCGGCGACCTCGGCGTGATCGAAGTTGAACACCTGGGAGAGGATCTTGAAGGCGAAGCGGGTGGAGATCCCGCTCATGCCCTCGTCGACCCCGGCATAGTCGTGGTACTCCTGCACCGACTTGGCCTTGGGATCGGTGTCCTTGAGGTTCTCGCCGTTGTAGACCCGCATCTTCGAGTAGATGCTGGAGTTCTCCGGCTCCTTGAGCCGGGTCAGCACCGAGAACTGCGCCATCATCTCCAGGGTGCCCGGGGCACAGGGCGCGTGCGACAGCGAGCTGTTGGCGAGCAGCTTGTCGTAGATGCAGACCTCCTCGTCGACGCGCAGGCAGTAGGGCACCTTGACGATATAGACGCGGTCGAGGAAGGCCTCGTTGTTCTTGTTGTTGCGGAAGCTCTGCCACTCCGACTCGTTGGAGTGGGCGAGGATGATGCCCTGGAAGGGCAGCGCCGAGAGCCCCTCGGTGCCGTTGTAGTTGCCCTCCTGGGTGGCGGTGAGCAGCGGATGCAGCACCTTGATCGGTGCCTTGAACATCTCGACGAACTCCATGATGCCCTGGTTGGCGCGGCACAGCGCGCCGGAATAGCTGTAGGCATCGGCGTCGTGCTGGGCGAAGCGCTCGAGCTGACGGATGTCGACCTTGCCGACCAGCGAGGAGATGTCCTGGTTGTTCTCGTCGCCCGGCTC
Coding sequences within:
- a CDS encoding PrkA family serine protein kinase — its product is MSIFERYQARYEASREEVLTLDEYLALCKTDPSAYASAPERLLQAIGEPELVNTSDDPRLSRIFQNKVIKRYPAFSEFYGMEESIEHLVSYLKHAAQGLEEKKQILYLLGPVGGGKSSLAEKLKELMELVPFYAIQGSPVFESPLGLFSPDEDGQILEDDYGIPRRYLRTIMSPWAVKRLQEYHGDITRFRVVKVYPSVLEQIAIAKTEPGDENNQDISSLVGKVDIRQLERFAQHDADAYSYSGALCRANQGIMEFVEMFKAPIKVLHPLLTATQEGNYNGTEGLSALPFQGIILAHSNESEWQSFRNNKNNEAFLDRVYIVKVPYCLRVDEEVCIYDKLLANSSLSHAPCAPGTLEMMAQFSVLTRLKEPENSSIYSKMRVYNGENLKDTDPKAKSVQEYHDYAGVDEGMSGISTRFAFKILSQVFNFDHAEVAANPVHLLYVLERQIAREQLPPEVQERYLGFIKQYLSPRYAEFIGKELQTAYLESYAEYGQNIFDRYVTFADYWIQDQEYRDPDTGEMLDRASLNEELEKIEKPAGISNPKDFRNEIVNFVLRARANNAGANPRWTSYEKLRLVIEKKMFSNTEELLPVISFNAKASADEQKKHDQFVDRMTEKGYTPKQVRLLSEWYLRVRKAH